The Aestuariibius sp. HNIBRBA575 nucleotide sequence TCTTGAAAGATAAAGCTGATGTCATTGCCGCGCACGGCCTGCAATTCTGTTTCGCGGGCGCCGACCATTTCACGCCCACCATAGGTGATGGACCCGTCGATATATGCGCTGTCACCCAACAGGTTTACCGTCGACAAGGCAGTGACCGATTTGCCCGACCCGCTTTCGCCGACCAGCGCGACGGTTTCGCCTTTGGCCACGTCAAAGGACAAACCGCGCACAGCATGGGTGGTTTCGCCGTCTTGGCGGAACCGAACGTTCAGGTTTTTCACCTTCAACAGGCTCATGAGAAGGTCTTTCTTGGATCAAATGCATCGCGCACACCTTCGAAGATAAAGACCAGCAGCGACAGCATGACAGCAAAGGTAAAGAAGGCCGTAAAACCCAGCCATGGGGCCTGAAGGTTCTGTTTGGCCTGCAACGACATTTCCCCCAACGACGGGGCCGATGACGGCAATCCGTAGCCCAGAAAATCAAGTCCCGCGAGGGTCGAAATCCCGCCCGTGATCAGAAACGGTAACATGGTCACCGTCGCAACCATCGCGTTGGGCAGCATATGACGGATCATGATGGTGCGGTCACTGACCCCCAGCGCCTTGGCGGCGCGGATATATTCAAAGTTGCGCGCCCGCAAAAATTCAGCCCGCACAAGCCCAACCAATGCTGGCCAGCCGAACAGAACGGTCAAAAACACCAGCAATCCGTAACTTCGCCCCAAAATGGCAAAGACGATGATGATGACATATAGCGACGGAATGCCGGTCCAGACTTCGATCACGCGTTGGAACACCAGATCGACCCAACCGCCAAAATAGCCCTGCACCGCCCCTGCGACGATCCCAATCAATGACGCGAAAAACGTCACAGTCAATGCAAAGAAGATCGACAGGCGAAAGCCATAAATCACTCGCGCGGTCACATCGCGTTTGGTGTCATCTGTGCCCAACCAGTTTTGATTGGTCGGGGGCGATGGTGCCACGCCACCGACATCCACAATCGTGTTGAATGAATAGGGAATAATGGGCCAGATGGACCAGCCTTTGTGGAAATCAGGATCATCTATGCCCTGCTCGGCCATGGCGATGAACTCTTCTGGTGCATCAAAACAATCGACCAAGCCACCGGTGGCGATCAGGCATTGGACTTCGATGTCTTGATAGGCGGCCTCGGACGGGAAGTCCCCGCCGAAATCACGTTCTGAATAGAAGTTGAAAATCGGCATCCGCAATTCGCCGCGATAGGACACAAGTATAGGTTTGTCATTGGCGATAAATTCGGCAAACAGGCTAAGCCCGAACAGCACGATGAATATCCACAGTGACCAAACAGCGCGGCGGTTGCGTTTGAAATTGCTCAGA carries:
- a CDS encoding ABC transporter permease; its protein translation is MRLSPLNQRRLSNFKRNRRAVWSLWIFIVLFGLSLFAEFIANDKPILVSYRGELRMPIFNFYSERDFGGDFPSEAAYQDIEVQCLIATGGLVDCFDAPEEFIAMAEQGIDDPDFHKGWSIWPIIPYSFNTIVDVGGVAPSPPTNQNWLGTDDTKRDVTARVIYGFRLSIFFALTVTFFASLIGIVAGAVQGYFGGWVDLVFQRVIEVWTGIPSLYVIIIVFAILGRSYGLLVFLTVLFGWPALVGLVRAEFLRARNFEYIRAAKALGVSDRTIMIRHMLPNAMVATVTMLPFLITGGISTLAGLDFLGYGLPSSAPSLGEMSLQAKQNLQAPWLGFTAFFTFAVMLSLLVFIFEGVRDAFDPRKTFS